DNA from Plasmodium cynomolgi strain B DNA, chromosome 12, whole genome shotgun sequence:
ATCATCTTTGAATAAGCATGACCACCAAACGTAGAAGCCCTCaaattcgtattttttttttaaattaatgcataaaaatgtttcCTCCTTCTCAATTGAACTTTCTCCAAAGTTGAACTGCAAATTTTGATTATTCACTTCATTAGCGAGATGGAAAATGTCCTCCCAGTTGAttcttatgttttttatttcccacaGTTGGGTGTCTTCATCCTCGCTTACCTTAAAGGGGAATGGCTTGTCAATTAGCACTTCCTCATGGTTGGAAGTACCATTTGTGCTTTGTGCACTTGTAATATgtgctgcttctccttgctttacatccttttttacaaccaTTTTATCTTCCTGTATTTGTACAACTAGCGATTTTGCTTTTGTGTACAATGGCAAGGCAATATAAGCGTTAATTTCTTGTACCGACTGATTCCATATGTACTTAAAGGGAACGACAGCTCCGTTTGTTATCATATTTTCGagatttcttttatttttcaaagcatCCTCGTTCTTATCCCTTTGGGcaacatcattttttgtcACCCCGAGAGATTTACTTTCGATGTGCGGTTCGCTATGTTCCTGATTGATGCTTTTGCACACATCTGCGTCGtttatttctccatttccATCTTTCAAAATGGTTAATCCGCTAGGCGACAGCACAACTTTATCCTTCCTCCCTAGTTTTGTTAGTTGAGGCTTTCTACTTTTCCGTTCGTCGTCTGACGAGCTCACATCGATCTGGTCAAACTTGGAATAATTGATAGGGCTGCTCATCCTGGGGGCAtagttgttttttattttcttccagTTGGTCCTGTGGGTGCCTTGTGGCGCGTTCCTTGGGTACTTTCTGCGTTTTAGGCGGTTTCTACGTTTTCTGCGTTTTAAGCGTTTTACGCGGTTTATACTTTTTCGGcgttttctgctttttcggcgttttctgctttttctgcattttttccaagtctGACAAGCTGTTTGCAGCGCCGTGGCAACGTGCAAGAATATTTGCGCTAAGGGAGGGGGTATAAAAGCTCTATTTTTGCATTACAGTTGTGCTGAAGAGGGGAAACGCGGTGTGGGACCCGTTCGCGAGGGATCGCTGGTCTGGTCGCTCTGTGCCCATTTCTTTACTTCTTTATTCCCCCGTGATGCCGCATTCCAGTAGATAAATTTTGCCGAGCGTTATATTGTTGTGTCCTGTtagttttgcaaaaaaaatacggcGCCAAATTTTTTCCCGCAAAGTAAAAAACAAGGGAGGGGAAGCGCTAAAAGGTGAAGGCGCTTTCCAACGCCATGCGGacgaaaaataatgtatactCCCTGCGCATATGCATAAGTACACGCTCGTTCGGCTGCACTTATCACGTAGTGCTCACATATGTTACCTCACGAGCAACGGCCAGTGTGCCACTCCGTGTGAATTCGTTGGCCCCTCTTACGCAACTGCAGTTCGTCCGTACGACGAAAATGTTTACCCCGGAGCTAGCTATTTCGTACGTTATATTTACCGCTTGATAGTTATGCCTTCTTTGTTCCTTTGTTCCTTTGTTCTTTTGTCCCTTTGTTCCTTTGTTCCTTTGTTCCTTTGTTcctttgtcccttttttctttgttccttttttttttttttgctgcttgGTGATTTTAGCAGTTGTTCCAGGTGCGTGAAGATTGGTGAAAAATGCGCCCGGGGTAGGGAGTTTTGCGTATGGAAGGGCACACGTAAAAAGAGGGGTCCCAAAAAAGAGTGGCACGTCCGTATGCAGGCCTTACAGGCTGATTCGCCGAGCATACATGCCACAACCGATTATTAATGccctttggggggaaaaggacAGAAGAGCAACCGTTTGAGACTTCACAGGCGTGCAGTGCCATAACAACCCAAAGTGAAAACGCAACTGAACTGAGGGAAACCACCATCCAGAAATcatcccccctccccccttttgtggaAAGAACCAAAATGAGTGACATATTTTTCTACGCAGAAGAAATTGACAATCTGTTGGAGGACTACAGGAAATTATTAATCGATTTGAAAAAAGTATCAGAAcgaaatgatgaaaagacgacgaaaaaatgtatagatGATATTCAGTTCCTTAATGAGAGAATAAAAACAGCCAAGGATGCTCACTTCATCGAGATGCGTAATTTACctgaggaggaacaaaataattacattttaaagataaaggggaaaatggcTATTCTGGAGGACCTAAACATACAGTTCGATTTTCTCAAgagtaaaattttgtatgcacAGAAGGAGGCGAATCGAatgaaagaacaaaatagagTAAAGTATGTGACCCCTAAGGATATGGAAAATAGAGGAGACTTTATTCAAGACCAAACGGAGGAGTCCATTTTTCGAATGAAAATGGTGGTAAATGAATCGGAGCAGATAACGAGAGATGCTGCAGTCAAATTAATTGAGCAGAatgaaaaactgaaaaaggTAAAGGACAAAGTGGATGACGTTGATACCAATGTTTCAAGTGCAAAGGAAACTTTGAAGGAAATAGCCAAAGAAGCTGTCACCGATAGATTTGTCCGCTTCCTTTCCCTCCTCATATTCATCGTTTTGATTATTCTCATTACGGTCATTTCGAtttcgaagaagaagtgaattgggggagggggggaaggcgCCCGCCGCGCTTTGctgtacatttatttattcattcgttcattcatatatttatttgttcatttatttattcatttatttgttcatttatttattcatttatttattccttttattttatttttttttttttttgtgatccCTTTTGGTGAGCTACCCCCAAGCGCAGTAGACACAGCGAGTAGGTGCGCCTTCTCGTCAAGGCAGGGATTCACGTGTGGACATGCCGCTACGCTTATGTATAAATAAGCATACCTCCGTACACACGTATGTTCACACATTTGCagatgtatgtgtgtatttcCCCTCTGCTCCTGCGTGGCATTTGCTTCCCTCGTGCCGGTTTGCTTAAAGGAGCCACTTCGCCATTTACGGGaattctccccatttggtaaAAAAGCCAAAGTGTGGGCCCACGGCGGAATGTGACAAAAAGGGGGCTGCACACATTTCGTTCGCATTTTTAAGTTGAAAAATAtctctcgtttttttttttttctccccatttattaatttgcttattcattttttatccattttttaaccattttttaaccattttttatccattttttaaccattttttaaccattttttatccattttttaaccattttttaaccaatttttttcgacttcctttccacttttttggTGTTCTTAGGGGTGGCCCACGGCGCAGTGCTGCCCCATGCCATTACACCCCATTCGCAGTGtaatgacttttttttttttaaaacttgcTGTTCACAACATTTTCAATTTAGCATTTCAATTTGGCGCTTTTAACATCAACGGGCTGGGGGGCATACTATTAACACacatgatatttttttttaaagaatgaGGAGAGAGCAATTACAAGTAGGTTGGCTAtctggagaaaaaaaaaaaaaaaaaaaatgcgtacaGCACACTGAGGAAGCACACTCTTCTACCTGTGGGTgtactttttacttttgacGAATGAGTACCCgtacccattttgtgtgaTACTTTCCTATGGTTTAGAATCGGGGTGGGTGCAAAAAGGCGTAGACGCGTGTACGCAATATACGTACATGTACGCGCCTGTGCATACATGTGAAGGGTGCGcttggtttttttcccccatgtTATTACTACTGTACGCGTTCTACGCTCTTATGTTTGGTGCGTCCATGGGTCTGTCCACTGTTCATCTTCCCTggtaaggagaaaaaaaaagaaaagaaaaaaaaaaaagaagcataacAATCTTTCCTACAGACATGTGCTGGATGCACTTTTGTGTACGTTATTGCTCATTTGTGCTTTCTTGTTCaagataaaggaaaaaaaaaNNNNNNNNNNNNNNNNNNNNNNNNNNNNNNNNNNNNNNNNNNNNNNNNNNNNNNNNNNNNNNNNNNNNNNNNNNNNNNNNNNNNNNNNNNNNNNNNNNNNNNNNNNNNNNNNNNNNNNNNNNNNNNNNNNNNNNNNNNNNNNNNNNNNNNNNNNNNNNNNNNNNNNNNNNNNNNNNNNNNNNNNNNNNNNNNNNNNNNNNNNNNNNNNNNNNNNNNNNNNNNNNNNNNNNNNNNNNNNNNNNNNNNNNNNNNNNNNNNNNNNNNNNNNNNNNNNNNNNNNNNNNNNNNNNNNNNNNNNNNNNNNNNNNNNNNNNNNNNNNNNNNNNNNNNNNNNNNNNNNNNNNNNNNNNNNNNNNNNNNNNNNNNNNNNNNNNNNNNNNNNNNNNNNNNNNNNNNNNNNNNNNNNNNNNNNNNNNNNNNNNNNNNNNNNNNNNNNNNNNNNNNNNNNNNNNNNNNNNNNNNNNNNNNNNNNNNNNNNNNNNNNNNNNNNNNNNNNNNNNNNNNNNNNNNNNNNNNNNNNNNNNNNNNNNNNNNNNNNNNNNNNNNNNNNNNNNNNNNNNNNNNNNNNNNNNNNNNNNNNNNNNNNNNNNNNNNNNNNNNNNNNNNNNNNNNNNNNNNNNNNNNNNNNNNNNNNNNNNNNNNNNNNNNNNNNNNNNNNNNNNNNNNNNNNNNNNNNNNNNNNNNNNNNNNNNNNNNNNNNNNNNNNNNNNNNNNNNNNNNNNNNNNNNNNNNNNNNNNNNNNNNNNNNNNNNNNNNNNNNNNNNNNNNNNNNNNNNNNNNNNNNNNNNNNNNNNNNNNNNNNNNNNNNNNNNNNNNNNNNNNNNNNNNNNNNNNNNNNNNNNNNNNNNNNNNNNNNNNNNNNNNNNNNNNNNNNNNNNNNNNNNNNNNNNNNNNNNNNNNNNNNNNNNNNNNNNNNNNNNNNNNNNNNNNNNNNNNNNNNNNNNNNNNNNNNNNNNNNNNNNNNNNNNNNNNNNNNNNNNNNNNNNNNNNNNNNNNNNNNNNNNNNNNNNNNNNNNNNNNNNNNNNNNNNNNNNNNNNNNNNNNNNNNNNNNNNNNNNNNNNNNNNNNNNNNNNNNNNNNNNNNNNNNNNNNNNNNNNNNNNNNNNNNNNNNNNNNNNNNNNNNNNNNNNNNNNNNNNNNNNNNNNNNNNNNNNNNNNNNNNNNNNNNNNNNNNNNNNNNNNNNNNNNNNNNNNNNNNNNcaaagcaaagcaaagctaTGAAAGCtgaataaagcaaaaatttccttttcaccACCACTTGTAGAATGTGCACGTTTCTCCCGCGCCAACTTGCATTCCATGTTGGAGGCGAAGAGCTCACCTTGTGTAGCTTTCCTTGTGGGGGAACCATAAGTGTGCTTCCACGCCGTTCTTCCAACTGTTGAGCAAACAGTGCCAGGGTGTGCGGATAGCGCCTGTGCGAAGGTATGTCTGTAGAAGTTTCGCAGCTGCGTCCCGCGCCCACCCCTGTGCGACGAAAGCCATCGATTGGGGGTCACTCtcggtggaaaaaaaaaaagtgtagcACAGTGTAGTACAGCACAGTGTAGTACAGCACAGTGTAGTATCGTAGTGAACTGCATTATCGTAGTGAGCTGCATTGTCGTAGTGAGATGCATTGTCGTGGTGAGCTGCATTGTCGCAGTGAACTTCGGTGTATTGTAGTGCCCTCGTGGTAACACCTGCGAGGGCGTAAGCACAGCGGAAGCGACTGCGCCTAGTGGCTACAGCTCGCGTAACGGCGCTTCGGGTGACCGCACCTGGGAAAACTCCAGCACCAAGGATGGAGAGAGAGCCTCCTAAGTACAACGGCTCCCCGGGGGGGCCCTGGCCCCAGCAAGGTGGCACAAGTGCCAACAACCCAGCCGGTAACAAAACGGGGCTAACCGAAAAAGAGCCCCTGATAATACTCGAACAGGAGAAGCGAAACAAAGCTCTTCGTAACTATTACagcaaaatagaaaaatacgGGAATAGAAGGATCCCATTTGGACAAAGcgcatttgaaaaaaacccatttgaaaaaaacgcacTTGGACAAAacccatttgaaaaaaaccCATTTGGACAAAATAGAGAAGAAGTGATAGGCGCCGATTTTCAAAAAGCAGTGacgttaaaaatggggaatcaGTGGAATCATGTAGAAGGGAAAGTGATAAATGGTAACCACATCCACATTGAGAGGATAAGAAGGGATCagaatttttacaattccaTAGGTGATATGTATAGAGCTgtttatgaagaaaaaactcaAAATAATGGTGAGCCAGTAGTGTACTCACGACATGTGTCTGCCCCGAGTTTGATAATAAATGACTCTAACCCTTTTATTGACACGAATGAAAATACAAATGGGGTAAGTTTCACTTCGAACTTAGGTTTTTCAAAGCATCttttggagggggggaatgCAAATCTGAACCCTAGTAGAGACTACACGAACTGGGGGGAAAGGACGAACCAAAATTCTCCTCACCGTGATAGGTTAAAGTGGAGGGAACCTGTTGTGGAAGGGGTTCTTACAAACTCTGCCAGTCTAATCAATGGTGGCGGAAGGATCAGAGATGGGAGCCATACTGTTTTGCGAGAGGCGGGTCCCGCAAGGGTCGACGCAGGTGGTGCAGGTGGTCTATATGGTATTCATCGTGCAGACCATGCTGATGGTGACGAGAACTCCACGAAcgtttattttcttttccaaaatatgATCAGGGAAAgcaaagaaagaaaggaaagcaaagaaagaaaagaaagcgaAGAAGGTAAAGAAAGCGAAGAAGGCAAAGAAAGCGAAGAAGGCAAAGAAGGCAAAGCGCGCCGAGCTCATTTTGCGCAAATGAAGGAAGGACAAcaaagggaggggggaagtaCCCAGGGAAGGGAAGGCAATGCCCACTGTGTTGTTAAGGCGCATCCACTTCGTACAACCCATCCCCCCCCGGAGAATAACTTCGACCTACAAATGAGAGCAACCATGGCTAACCATGTAGCTCTCACGGAGCCCTCTCTTATAGCACCAGTGCACCGAGAAATCCGACAGAAAAAACGCCTCCAATATGGCGGAAAGAGACTAAACGAAAATGCTAACGAAGAAGGGTTTCATATCAGGGAGGAGGAAAACCCGTattatcataattttaataaatcgTGTTTTCAGAATAAGACATGGACCCCCCTTAGGATAGGTCCACATTTCTCGAGTATGGACAGTGCAAACGTTCGTGGAGACGTAGTGGGGACGAAGGGTATGTTTGTTTGCCCAGTTAGGAGAAAGAGAAGGAAATTGGAAATGAATGAAACGTCGTATAGCAGTCCATGTGATGAGAATCCCAGCGTTTCGGAACTGTGCAAAGGGGGTTACGAGAACAGCAAGTTGTCATTAAGAGAGAAGGCTAACTTAAAgaaggatgaagaagaaggagaaggagaggagggggagagcaACGTGCGTGTCCAGCCCCTTCCGAGTTTTCTCCACGTAGTAAACCAAAACGGTGATGACAACCATTTTGGAAACGAAGTACACAGGGGGACTGGCAGAGGAGAAGGGGAGTGTGGGAAAAACGAATGTGCTGCGCGGTGGTCACTGCAGGCCATGCCCAGCGGAGCATTCGCGTCCCCCTGCAAAGGGAGCGATCAGACGGGAGACAATGGAGAGGGTACCGACGTGTACCGCGAGCGGAGCGACGACCAGAATGGGCAGATGAAGCAGACCGTACAGATGAAGCAGACCGTACAGATGAAGCAGACCGTACAGATGAAGCAGACCGTACAGATGAAGCAGACCGTACAGATGAAGCAGACCGTACAGATGAAGCAGTCCGTACAGAATGGGCGAGAGAGACTGCCCCCCACCCCCTCGGCCGTCCCCAAACACAGAGGAGAAGCGCCCAACGCGGGGGAACGCAGCTTGGTGAAGAAAGAAACGGGGAGGCCATTAAAGGAGGACAAGAAAATTTACCAGAACCATGGACTGTTCAGAAATTTTGTCTTTTCGTTTAAAAACCCGCCCAAGGGGGGagagagggaagaaaaaagcgaaaagggtGAGAAGCTCGAAAAGGGTGAGAAGCTCGATAAGGGTGAGACGCTCCAAAAGGGTGCGGTACTCGATAAGGGTGCCACGATCGAAAAGGGTGCCACGCTCCAAAAGACCCCTATGAAGTACAAGACGctgaaaaacgaaaaacatGCTCCGCCAAACAGCGAAGCCCGATACAAAAAGTTCGAGGAGAAATACTTCTCGGAGGATCAAATATCAAGTGACTTTCAATGGAGAGAAGTGGACGGAACTATTTCTTCTCACGCGCAagactttttattttttgatgaGGAAGATGATCAAATGGTTTCGCTAGATGTACTGGACCACAGCACGGGGAGTATCAGCTCGAGCGGGAGCAGCGATGAGGGAAGTGGGGACAGGAGTGAGGCCATAAGTGAGTCTAGAAGTGAGTCCATAAGTGAGTCCATAAGTGAGTCCAGAAGTGAGGCCAGAAGTGGGGATAAATGCTGCCACCTCCCccggaagggaagaagccaagTGCGACACGGCAGAGACGGCGGAGGACAGACCACCACCCTCCTCGCGAACCAGCAGATGAACCCCTCCCCAGAACCAGACCATAAGAcatgcaaaaaggagaaaaaaaatcggagTACCCGCAAGAGGAAGGATGCGCCAAATGGGAGCCACACAATTAGTCCAGGCGAAGTGACAAACATAGGTAACGTGGAGGAAGTGGCCAATGGGGAGAAATCTAATCATCGAGATCGACCAAGAGAGAAAAGacagggaaagaaaaacaaatcggTGATCATGTATgccaaaattatgaacattAGTTATGAGTACGGTGCAGATGTACTGAAGCAGTTCAGCCACCCAGCGGTTAATCTGTTTAATACGAATAAAACGCATATCgtaaagaaaagggaaaagaagaggagggaaCTGTACGCATACTTGGATGCAGAGGAGGGGTTCGGGGAGGTTCATGAAGGGGGATATGCAGTGGGGCATGAAGGGGGGCACGAAGTGGGGCAAGAAGGGGGGTATGAAGGGGGACATACAGTGGGACATACAGTGAGACCTGCAGTGGAGCAAGAAGTGACGGAAGAAatggtagaaaaaatggcgcaagAAATGGCGGAAGAACTAGCAGAAGAATTAGCGAAcccagggaaaaaaacaaaacgcaAGTACAGAAAAAAGCAGGATGAtccagaaaaaagaaaaaaaatttattagccacaagataaaaaaacacatgcTTTGTATCAACGCCAGGATCGTAATCAGAGAATGGTACATTGATTATGGAACGTGTGCCAGTACCCCTCCCTACATGTACGTAGTATCCGAAAATGATAACCGTTACAAACTAGACAGAGTGCACGATAAATATTATGCCATGTTCACCAAAGTGAGACTGAAGTTTGAAGTGACCACTAGAATTGTGAAATCGTTGCAGGTCTATCCGAACATTACATACAAGGAACTAGTGGGCCACTTAACGCTGTACGAGTGTATTAGCAAAAGGATGAGGAAGGCGAAGCGGGGCGGGACGCGGGAGAGTCAGGAGACGCGGGAGAAGCAGAATCAGGAGACGCTGAAGAGGCAGAAAACGCGGGAGACGAAGAAAAGGCTGAGTGAACAAACATGCACATGGGAGAGTAGCGAAGAGGACGATTTTCCATCATGGAGAATACACCCAAATGATTGCTACCCCTTGTTGGATAAGGAGCTTTCCAGGGGGATAGAACCCtgtgaaaacaaaaaaagtggaaaaaagggagaaaaaaaaaagggagagaaaaaaaagggtggggAAGAGGAGCCGCCCACCGTAAGGGTAAGCTTGTCCGAATATAGCGGCACAGGTGTGCACACCATGCCGGATGGAACAGTCAGCAAGAAATGCACATGGGGGGCACCATACGCTGTGTACAAATGCAACAGAAAGGTCATAATCAGATTGTACAAGTTTATTcaaaacgaaatgaaaatattagcTCACGGTTTTAACATAAAGTCTTTGCTATGTACTCCTTTCATGAAGAACCtggaacaaaaatttaaatttgagAATAGGAAGAATCAACAAATGAAGAGATTAACAAGAGTGTGCTCTCTTTCTGTGAAGGACAAGCTATGCTCGGATGTTCTGCTAGACTGTCACgaaaatggacaaaatgaTAGCTCTGCGAAGAAGATCACTCGCTTCTATCTTATTAGAAGCTTCGTGGAGagccaaaaggggaacgtAGAAAAATATGAGCCCTCATGTGGATGCACCGATCAAGCAAAGATCGAAGTagaagagaaggaggagTGGGGTAGGCAGCATGTGCTTCTGGGAGAGCGCGGGATTGACTCGGCCAGTGTATGTCCCCACGGAGGGAGAGCCACCCAAAGGGAACCCCCCGAGAGGGCAGAAAGAAACACGTTGCGAAGTCACAACCAGGGGAGAGAACCCGCGCAGGGGAAAAACCACAGAAGGAAAGATGAGCCGAGAGATGGGCCGAGAGATGGGCCGAAAGATGGGCCAAAAAATGGGCCAAAAAATGGACCGAAAAGTGGACCAAAAAATGGACCAAAAAATGCACCGAAATGGATGGAACTCCCCGCCAAATATTGCAGTTGCTACACCCCGCGTGaaatttctccccccctgtaTTTAATCCACCCCCTGAAACACGAATCGATGCTGGACATATGGGTATTCCTTTGGACATATAAACAAGTGACACGTGCCAAAATAACGGCTAGCCAAGTGAACCACGAACTGctacaaagaaaaagtacCTTTAGTAAAAAAATCGCCAAACAAATAATTCGAGAAAGGATACTACTTAATGAGCATCTTTACAAAAGTAAGAAACTTGTGTCAGGTCTCCAAAATATGTGTGCTGGGAAAAAACGCGTCATATTAAACGGAGTAACAAATCGCACAATACACAATAGATGTAAGGATGAAATAATGAGAGTAATCCTTCTCGTACTGTACAGGTCGATACGAATTGAGCGCCATAGAAGAAGCTACTCCATGGGGGATAACCAAAATGGTAGTTTTAACTACCAGGGTGGAGGGTGCAACTCCTCCTCGTACGATATTTTGGACCATTTGGAAGATCCTATGCTGagtgaaattttaaattaccCAATTAAGAGATGCTTCACAAGggatggaagaaaaagaacaaatgaaaataacatCTCGGGGGAGCAGAAAAATACTTCAGGGGATGAATCAACTGCTAATGATGACATGAAGGGGAAAGCACCTCCAGAAAAGGACTCACAAATTGAAGAGCAGAACGAAGGGGCACCAGTTGAAGGGGATTTTCCATCAGCAGGAGGCGCagaggtgaagaagaagaagaagaagaacgaaaGCGCCCACATGAACAGCACACATGAAGAAATGAAACCCATTCGAGAACAGCACCGTGAGGGGACAACTATTCAAAGTGAGCCCCCCCCCAATTTGATCCTAGACAAACGAAACGTTTACAACAATACTTATGAGAAAATCTTGTTAGATGTATTGACAGAAaggaatgaacaaaaaaaaattttcgatcTTTTTGGAGACTTGAGATTATTGGATAACGTGACATGGCCactatatttaaaaaaatgcctttttATGTTACTCTACGTAATGAATCACTCCTTTCTCCTTGAAGGTGGTAACGAAGAGGAATGGGAAGAGTCCTCAAGTGAATTAActcagaaggaaaaagaatcTCCTTCCAAAAATGACAATGCATTATGGAAACACTTTATGTACACCACAGATAGTCTAAATGGAaaccaaaaaggagaggtgGAGAGAAGAACGATCTCTCAATGTTgcagaaatttaaaaaaggtaaaaatgaagagataCAAACTAAGTTGGGTTCCAAATGAGGATAATATTTCTGATAGGGAAAGACCTTGTAGGGAAGATATGCTAGCCATTTT
Protein-coding regions in this window:
- a CDS encoding hypothetical protein (putative) — its product is MQKKQKTPKKQKTPKKYKPRKTLKTQKTKYPRNAPQGTHRTNWKKIKNNYAPRMSSPINYSKFDQIDVSSSDDERKSRKPQLTKLGRKDKVVLSPSGLTILKDGNGEINDADVCKSINQEHSEPHIESKSLGVTKNDVAQRDKNEDALKNKRNLENMITNGAVVPFKYIWNQSVQEINAYIALPLYTKAKSLVVQIQEDKMVVKKDVKQGEAAHITSAQSTNGTSNHEEVLIDKPFPFKVSEDEDTQLWEIKNIRINWEDIFHLANEVNNQNLQFNFGESSIEKEETFLCINLKKKYEFEGFYVWWSCLFKDDQQINLSSLPTRKAMNKTGNNSTSFKNIWQEAHETFKKNISKRGLPRRVDL
- a CDS encoding chloroquine resistance marker protein (putative); translated protein: MEREPPKYNGSPGGPWPQQGGTSANNPAGNKTGLTEKEPLIILEQEKRNKALRNYYSKIEKYGNRRIPFGQSAFEKNPFEKNALGQNPFEKNPFGQNREEVIGADFQKAVTLKMGNQWNHVEGKVINGNHIHIERIRRDQNFYNSIGDMYRAVYEEKTQNNGEPVVYSRHVSAPSLIINDSNPFIDTNENTNGVSFTSNLGFSKHLLEGGNANLNPSRDYTNWGERTNQNSPHRDRLKWREPVVEGVLTNSASLINGGGRIRDGSHTVLREAGPARVDAGGAGGLYGIHRADHADGDENSTNVYFLFQNMIRESKERKESKERKESEEAPVHREIRQKKRLQYGGKRLNENANEEGFHIREEENPYYHNFNKSCFQNKTWTPLRIGPHFSSMDSANVRGDVVGTKGMFVCPVRRKRRKLEMNETSYSSPCDENPSVSELCKGGYENSKLSLREKANLKKDEEEGEGEEGESNVRVQPLPSFLHVVNQNGDDNHFGNEVHRGTGRGEGECGKNECAARWSLQAMPSGAFASPCKGSDQTGDNGEGTDVYRERSDDQNGQMKQTVQMKQTVQMKQTVQMKQTVQMKQTVQMKQTVQMKQSVQNGRERLPPTPSAVPKHRGEAPNAGERSLVKKETGRPLKEDKKIYQNHGLFRNFVFSFKNPPKGGEREEKSEKGEKLEKGEKLDKGETLQKGAVLDKGATIEKGATLQKTPMKYKTLKNEKHAPPNSEARYKKFEEKYFSEDQISSDFQWREVDGTISSHAQDFLFFDEEDDQMVSLDVLDHSTGSISSSGSSDEGSGDRSEAISESRSESISESISESRSEARSGDKCCHLPRKGRSQVRHGRDGGGQTTTLLANQQMNPSPEPDHKTCKKEKKNRSTRKRKDAPNGSHTISPGEVTNIGNVEEVANGEKSNHRDRPREKRQGKKNKSVIMYAKIMNISYEYGADVLKQFSHPAVNLFNTNKTHIVKKREKKRRELYAYLDAEEGFGEVHEGGYAVGHEGGHEVGQEGGYEGGHTVGHTVRPAVEQEVTEEMVEKMAQEMAEELAEELANPGKKTKRKYRKKQDDPEKRKKIY
- a CDS encoding hypothetical protein (putative); the protein is MSDIFFYAEEIDNLLEDYRKLLIDLKKVSERNDEKTTKKCIDDIQFLNERIKTAKDAHFIEMRNLPEEEQNNYILKIKGKMAILEDLNIQFDFLKSKILYAQKEANRMKEQNRVKYVTPKDMENRGDFIQDQTEESIFRMKMVVNESEQITRDAAVKLIEQNEKLKKVKDKVDDVDTNVSSAKETLKEIAKEAVTDRFVRFLSLLIFIVLIILITVISISKKK